One stretch of Arthrobacter polaris DNA includes these proteins:
- the ilvD gene encoding dihydroxy-acid dehydratase, producing MPPLRSRTVTHGRNMAGARALMMASGVAXADIGKPIVAVANSFTEFVPGHTPCPVGRIVSDAIHAAGAIAREFNTIAVDDGIAMGHGGMLYSLPSRDLIADSVEYMVNAHCADVLVCISNCDKITPGMLMAALRLNIPTVFVSGGPMEAGRVTLTDGSIRTLDLVNAISDAVDSSVSDEDIALIEENACPTCGSCSGMFTANSMNCLTEAIGLSLPGNGSLLATHTARKELYERAGATAVAIAKRYYEDDDESVLPRSIASFEAFDNAMALDIAMGGSTNTILHLLAAAQEAGLKYDLEDIDAKSRVVPCLAKVAPNVAGDKTFYMEDVHRAGESPLFGELNRGGLLHTNVNSVHSNDLTGWLDDWDIRGGKATEAAKALWTAAPGGQRSSTAFSQSAEWTSLDTDPVNGCLHDVEHAFSKDGGLGVLRGNIALDGAVVKTAGVDESIWTFEGPAVVCESQDEAVXKILSKIVKAGDVVVIRYEGPRGGPGMQEMLYPTSFLKGLGLGKVCALITDGRFSGGTSGLSIGHVSPEAAAGGTIALVQDGDRIRIDIPNRSMELLVDDAELDARRDLLESTTGYQPVGRVREVSAALKAYASMATSADKGAIRQIPEDVVMMRTPRTAVSVTA from the coding sequence ATGCCTCCCTTACGTTCAAGAACAGTCACCCACGGCCGCAACATGGCCGGCGCCCGCGCACTCATGATGGCCTCCGGCGTTGCCNNTGCCGACATCGGCAAGCCGATCGTGGCCGTGGCCAACTCCTTCACCGAGTTTGTCCCGGGCCACACACCTTGCCCCGTGGGCCGGATTGTCTCCGACGCCATTCACGCAGCCGGCGCAATCGCCCGCGAATTCAACACGATCGCCGTGGATGACGGGATCGCCATGGGCCACGGCGGCATGCTCTACTCACTACCCTCCCGCGACCTCATTGCGGACTCCGTGGAATACATGGTCAACGCCCACTGCGCCGATGTACTAGTGTGCATCTCCAACTGCGACAAAATCACNCCCGGCATGCTCATGGCCGCCCTGCGCCTGAACATCCCCACCGTGTTTGTCTCCGGCGGGCCCATGGAAGCTGGCCGGGTCACCCTGACCGACGGTTCCATCCGCACACTGGATCTGGTCAACGCCATTTCCGACGCCGTGGACTCCTCCGTTTCCGACGAAGACATCGCGTTAATCGAGGAAAACGCCTGCCCCACCTGCGGCTCCTGCTCCGGCATGTTCACGGCCAACTCCATGAACTGCCTCACCGAAGCGATCGGCCTGTCCCTGCCCGGCAACGGCTCTCTGCTCGCCACGCACACTGCGCGCAAGGAACTGTATGAGCGCGCCGGGGCAACAGCTGTGGCGATTGCCAAACGCTACTACGAGGACGACGACGAGTCCGTCTTGCCGCGTTCAATCGCCAGCTTCGAGGCGTTCGATAACGCCATGGCCCTTGATATTGCCATGGGCGGTTCCACCAACACGATCCTGCACCTGCTCGCCGCAGCGCAGGAAGCAGGGCTGAAATACGATCTTGAGGACATTGACGCAAAATCCCGCGTTGTCCCGTGCCTAGCTAAGGTGGCACCGAACGTGGCCGGAGACAAGACGTTCTACATGGAGGACGTTCACCGTGCCGGGGAATCCCCGCTCTTTGGGGAGCTCAACCGTGGCGGGCTGCTCCACACGAACGTGAACTCGGTCCACTCAAACGATCTCACCGGATGGCTTGATGACTGGGATATCCGCGGAGGCAAGGCTACCGAAGCGGCCAAGGCTCTGTGGACGGCAGCACCNGGNGGCCAACGCTCCTCCACCGCATTCTCGCAATCCGCCGAGTGGACCTCGCTGGACACCGACCCCGTGAACGGGTGCCTGCACGATGTGGAGCACGCCTTTTCCAAGGACGGCGGCCTCGGTGTGCTGCGCGGCAACATTGCCCTCGACGGCGCCGTGGTCAAGACCGCCGGCGTGGACGAGTCGATCTGGACGTTTGAGGGACCGGCTGTAGTCTGCGAATCCCAAGACGAAGCCGTGGANAAGATCCTGAGCAAGATAGTCAAGGCTGGCGATGTTGTGGTCATCCGCTATGAGGGCCCGCGCGGTGGCCCCGGCATGCAGGAAATGCTCTACCCCACCTCATTCCTGAAGGGGCTGGGCCTGGGTAAGGTCTGTGCGCTGATCACCGACGGCCGTTTCTCCGGCGGCACCTCCGGGCTCTCCATCGGCCATGTCTCNCCCGAAGCGGCCGCCGGCGGCACCATCGCCCTGGTCCAGGACGGGGACCGGATCAGGATCGATATTCCCAACCGGTCCATGGAACTGCTGGTTGACGACGCCGAGCTGGACGCGCGCCGCGATCTGCTCGAGTCAACCACCGGTTACCAGCCGGTAGGCCGTGTTCGCGAAGTCTCTGCGGCGTTGAAGGCCTACGCGTCCATGGCTACCAGCGCCGACAAGGGTGCTATCCGCCAGATCCCGGAGGACGTGGTCATGATGCGTACACCACGAACTGCGGTGTCTGTCACGGCGTAA
- a CDS encoding ABC transporter permease codes for MSLRAYSAGVCAVVGMELRQRLRSRGWYIMLAIWFALIWLVTALTWISWKAQSGGNFDPGFGRTSPGPLIFEAILAFVLLFGLLVAPAFSANAISGDRSAGTLAIMQVTLLRPGQLLWGKFLASWIAALAFLVASVPFLIFGIAQGGLGVGYILIALLMLAIELGVVCALGVSISALANRPLFSIVVTYLTVAALAFGTLIAFGLGTMLSNGTVMANQSNYKDGTQIYQGPDVPSDGPYTYLPLPKPTDITDENDEYACYGPLRQEQVQRTEHVAWLLAMNPFVVVADAIPYPSHSAAEQPYYGSGMFETISQGARYAQAGPDATYQCANGKVTPSYVQQGRPLWPLGLGLQLIVTAAVLALAWRSLRTPAGKLPKGTRVA; via the coding sequence ATGAGCTTGAGAGCGTATTCTGCGGGTGTTTGTGCTGTGGTGGGGATGGAGCTGCGGCAGCGGCTGCGTTCGCGTGGCTGGTACATCATGCTGGCTATTTGGTTTGCGCTCATCTGGCTGGTGACGGCACTGACCTGGATCAGTTGGAAAGCACAGTCTGGTGGCAACTTTGATCCCGGGTTTGGCAGAACCAGCCCGGGCCCATTGATCTTCGAGGCCATTTTGGCATTTGTGCTGCTCTTCGGTCTGTTGGTAGCGCCCGCATTTTCAGCGAATGCCATCAGCGGTGACCGCTCCGCAGGAACCCTGGCCATCATGCAAGTGACGTTGCTGCGGCCCGGACAGCTCCTCTGGGGAAAATTCCTCGCATCGTGGATCGCCGCATTGGCGTTCCTTGTGGCGAGTGTGCCATTTCTGATTTTCGGCATCGCTCAGGGTGGTCTAGGTGTGGGCTACATTTTGATTGCCCTGCTCATGCTCGCTATTGAACTGGGCGTTGTGTGTGCTCTGGGAGTAAGTATTTCCGCGCTGGCTAATCGTCCACTTTTCTCCATTGTGGTCACCTATTTGACGGTGGCGGCCTTGGCCTTTGGCACGCTCATTGCGTTCGGGCTGGGGACGATGCTCAGCAACGGAACCGTGATGGCCAATCAGAGCAACTACAAGGACGGTACACAGATTTATCAGGGCCCGGACGTTCCTAGCGACGGTCCGTATACCTATTTGCCGCTACCGAAGCCCACGGATATAACGGATGAAAATGATGAGTACGCCTGCTACGGGCCGCTAAGGCAAGAGCAGGTGCAGCGCACTGAGCACGTGGCGTGGCTGTTGGCCATGAACCCGTTTGTGGTGGTCGCCGATGCCATTCCCTACCCAAGCCACAGCGCTGCGGAACAGCCGTATTACGGATCCGGAATGTTTGAAACTATCAGTCAGGGTGCCCGATACGCTCAGGCGGGGCCCGACGCAACGTACCAGTGCGCAAATGGCAAGGTCACGCCGTCGTACGTGCAACAGGGTAGGCCGCTCTGGCCCCTGGGCCTGGGGCTACAACTCATCGTGACGGCCGCCGTCTTGGCTCTGGCATGGCGTTCACTGCGCACTCCGGCCGGAAAACTGCCCAAGGGGACACGGGTGGCCTAG
- a CDS encoding ABC transporter ATP-binding protein, giving the protein MTEQLPPQQDPPNADGLASTATESAASTAVSTGVFNGLTATGLSRKFGAVHAVVNMDLQAPAGQVTALIGPNGAGKTTLLLMLASLLAPDTGTISVFGIDPVKDPAAARAKIGWMPDTLGVWEALTAREILSVMGRFYQLPKAQIATRVAELLELVNLTPLADXKARVLSRGQQQRLSLARALIHNPEVLLLDEPASGLDPGSRIALRNILRTLAAEGKAVVVSSHVLAELDEIADGAVFVNQGRSVLTQSVDQAANQGRKYSIAALEAAALATALTSXGVSFETGSGRRESVVVSVGSEQDAVSLLRDLVAAGVDVCAFAPATGALEETYMSMKVEQP; this is encoded by the coding sequence ATGACCGAACAACTACCACCACAGCAGGATCCGCCGAACGCCGATGGCCTCGCGTCCACTGCCACCGAGTCCGCGGCCTCAACGGCCGTGTCCACTGGAGTATTCAACGGGCTAACCGCCACCGGGCTGTCCCGTAAGTTTGGTGCGGTGCACGCCGTCGTCAACATGGACCTGCAAGCGCCAGCAGGGCAGGTGACGGCGCTGATCGGTCCTAATGGCGCGGGTAAGACCACGCTGCTGCTCATGCTTGCCTCGTTGTTGGCCCCGGACACCGGAACCATCAGCGTCTTCGGCATCGATCCCGTCAAGGACCCTGCGGCGGCGCGGGCCAAAATCGGTTGGATGCCAGACACCTTGGGTGTCTGGGAAGCGCTCACTGCCCGCGAGATCCTCAGTGTTATGGGCAGGTTTTACCAGTTGCCCAAGGCGCAGATTGCCACCCGGGTTGCAGAACTACTGGAACTGGTTAACCTGACGCCGCTGGCTGATCANAAAGCCCGGGTGCTCTCAAGAGGCCAGCAGCAGCGGCTCAGCTTGGCCCGGGCCTTGATTCATAATCCAGAAGTCCTGCTACTGGATGAACCAGCGTCAGGACTGGATCCGGGTTCACGGATAGCCCTCCGCAATATTCTGCGGACATTGGCAGCCGAGGGGAAAGCAGTGGTGGTGTCCTCGCATGTGCTGGCCGAACTTGATGAAATTGCCGATGGGGCCGTGTTCGTCAACCAAGGCCGCTCGGTGCTGACCCAGTCTGTGGATCAGGCCGCCAATCAGGGCCGTAAATACTCCATCGCAGCGCTTGAGGCTGCCGCACTGGCTACGGCGCTGACATCTTTNGGGGTCAGCTTTGAGACNGGGAGCGGCCGCCGTGAGTCCGTGGTGGTCAGTGTAGGTTCGGAGCAAGATGCCGTGTCCTTACTGCGGGATTTAGTGGCTGCAGGAGTGGACGTGTGCGCTTTCGCCCCGGCCACAGGCGCACTGGAAGAGACCTATATGAGCATGAAGGTGGAACAGCCATGA
- a CDS encoding aspartate kinase: MSLIVQKYGGSSVSDAAGILRVARRVVSTQAAGHEVVVVVSAMGDTTDELLDLAAQVSEHPPARELDMLMTAGERISMALLAMAISSQGGVAQSFTGSQAGMITDGIHGKARIIDVDPHRVRTALDKGKVAIVAGFQGMSRTTHEITTMGRGGSDTTAVALAAALNADVCEIYTDVDGVYTADPRVVPSAXKIDKISSEEMLEMAASGAKILHLRCVEYARRFGLPIHVRSSFSDNEGTWVLPSPNDKIKISEGVALEQPIISGVAHDRSEGKVTVVGVPDIPGKAAMIFGIIAGAHTNIDMIVQNISTRGSGKTDISFTLPMVEGEDALAALRAQQDEVGFEDLLYDDKIGKLSLIGAGMRSNPGVSYSFFKALSDAGVNIDLISTSEIRISVVTRADLLDVAVRAVHHVFGLDSDDEATVYGGTGR, from the coding sequence ATGAGCCTGATTGTTCAAAAGTACGGCGGTTCCTCCGTATCCGATGCGGCGGGCATTCTTCGCGTCGCCCGCCGGGTTGTCAGCACCCAAGCGGCAGGGCATGAAGTTGTTGTTGTAGTTTCAGCCATGGGTGACACCACCGATGAACTGCTGGACCTTGCAGCGCAGGTTTCTGAGCATCCNCCAGCCCGTGAGCTGGATATGCTGATGACTGCCGGTGAGCGTATTTCCATGGCACTTCTAGCCATGGCCATCAGCTCTCAGGGCGGGGTGGCGCAGTCATTCACGGGTAGCCAGGCAGGGATGATCACTGACGGCATCCATGGCAAGGCCCGCATCATTGATGTTGACCCGCACCGTGTCCGCACCGCGTTGGACAAGGGAAAAGTGGCCATTGTGGCCGGTTTCCAGGGCATGAGCCGGACCACTCATGAAATCACCACCATGGGCCGTGGCGGCTCGGACACTACAGCTGTTGCCCTGGCTGCGGCTCTGAATGCCGATGTGTGCGAAATTTACACCGATGTTGACGGCGTTTACACGGCCGATCCCCGGGTTGTGCCCAGCGCCCANAAAATCGACAAGATCTCCAGCGAAGAGATGTTGGAAATGGCTGCTTCTGGCGCCAAGATCTTGCACCTTCGCTGTGTGGAATACGCCCGACGTTTTGGCCTGCCCATCCATGTCCGGTCATCNTTTAGCGACAATGAGGGAACCTGGGTGCTGCCCAGCCCCAACGACAAAATCAAGATCTCAGAGGGAGTTGCCTTGGAGCAGCCAATCATCTCCGGCGTGGCCCACGACCGGTCCGAAGGCAAAGTCACCGTTGTTGGCGTACCGGATATCCCCGGCAAGGCTGCGATGATCTTCGGGATCATTGCCGGCGCACACACCAACATCGACATGATCGTGCAGAATATTTCAACCCGGGGCTCGGGCAAGACGGACATTTCCTTCACGCTACCCATGGTGGAGGGCGAAGATGCACTTGCCGCCTTGCGCGCGCAGCAGGATGAGGTTGGCTTCGAAGATCTGCTCTACGACGACAAGATCGGCAAGCTCTCCCTCATTGGTGCAGGCATGCGCTCGAACCCGGGCGTCTCCTATAGCTTCTTCAAGGCCTTGTCCGACGCCGGTGTGAACATCGATTTGATCTCCACCTCCGAGATCCGCATCTCTGTGGTCACCCGTGCTGACCTGCTCGACGTCGCCGTGCGCGCCGTCCACCACGTCTTTGGTTTGGATAGCGATGACGAAGCCACTGTTTATGGTGGAACCGGCCGCTAA
- the xdhC gene encoding xanthine dehydrogenase accessory protein XdhC: MDWLEAVVRLRERNEIGVLATLAHVRGHAPRNAGAKMVVAATGIWXTIGGGNFEASVIDRAQELMASPNSSSELMMFSLNDKVANTHGVQCCGGEVNILLEVLTPRQTVAIFGMGHVGCEIAHILARQPVQLILVDSRLEELSPARLEPLRGGQASITVRHEPAPEVVIRDLRAGATILVLTHDHGEDLMLCEAALRTQPLYIGLIGSRSKWLHFGTKLRAEGYEDTEINRIICPIGVPTLAGKDXASIAVGVAADLLTRWENAAAVT; this comes from the coding sequence GTGGATTGGTTGGAAGCTGTTGTGCGCCTGCGCGAGAGAAATGAAATTGGTGTGCTCGCCACACTGGCGCACGTGCGTGGTCACGCCCCGCGCAACGCCGGGGCCAAGATGGTGGTCGCTGCAACCGGAATCTGGNGGACCATTGGCGGCGGAAACTTCGAGGCCAGCGTAATAGACCGTGCGCAAGAACTCATGGCTTCTCCAAACAGTTCCTCTGAACTGATGATGTTTTCCCTCAATGACAAGGTGGCCAACACCCACGGGGTCCAATGTTGTGGTGGAGAGGTTAATATTTTGCTGGAAGTTCTCACGCCGCGTCAGACGGTGGCAATATTCGGGATGGGCCATGTGGGCTGTGAAATCGCCCATATTCTTGCCCGGCAGCCAGTGCAGCTCATCCTTGTCGATTCTCGCCTGGAAGAGCTATCCCCTGCTCGCCTCGAACCGCTCAGGGGTGGCCAGGCTAGCATCACCGTGCGCCACGAACCGGCACCCGAAGTGGTGATCAGGGATCTTCGCGCCGGAGCCACCATTCTTGTGCTCACGCATGACCATGGGGAAGATCTCATGCTCTGTGAAGCTGCGCTGCGGACTCAGCCCCTGTACATCGGGCTTATCGGCTCACGCAGCAAATGGTTGCACTTTGGCACAAAACTCCGTGCTGAAGGCTATGAAGACACCGAAATAAACCGGATTATCTGTCCCATCGGTGTCCCGACCCTAGCAGGGAAGGACNCCGCCAGCATTGCCGTTGGCGTTGCCGCGGACTTACTTACCCGCTGGGAAAACGCTGCTGCGGTTACCTGA
- the xdhB gene encoding xanthine dehydrogenase molybdopterin binding subunit yields MSHLSARPPTPAVGESVPHESARLHVSGQALYTDDLAQRTPDALTAWPVQSLHAHALIRSVDTTAALAVPGVVRVLTAVDVPGVNDCGIKGDEPLFPTEVMYHGHAIAWVLAEDQDAARTGAGAVVVDYEPLPSLITVAEAIQGQSFQGMARTVSRGDADAALAGAHKVVSGVTEFSGQEHFYLETQASLXTVDESGQIFIQSSTQHPSETQGILAHVLGRANHEITVQSLRMGGGFGXXEMQSHAFAAIAAMGTLLTGRPVRVRLNRTLDMTMTGKRHGFHTSWEAGFSEDGNLLALKAVLTADGGWCLDMSEAVLARALCHVDNNYFIPNVHVAGRVAKTNKTSQTAFRGFGGXQGMLMIEDIMGRSAPLLGLAPEDLRRKXFYREGDTTPYGMPVHQAERVTTLWEQVLERSNFAQRRGEIDAFNAANPHRKRGLAITPVKFGISFNLVALNQAGALVHIYKDGSVLISHGGTEMGQGLHTKMLQVAATALGIPLDSVRLAPTRTDKVPNTSATAASSGTDLNGXAVKNACEQIIERIAXVAGGMLGVSGSDVRFSNGVVTGLGVHDRSFTFAEVVMQSYLQRVQLWAAGYYRTEGLHWNPELMQGEPFKYFAGGASATEVEVDGFTGAYRTRRVDIVHDAXDSXSPIIDVGQIEGGYVQGVGWLTLEDLRWDESDGPHRGRLLTQSASTYKLPSFSEMPEEFNVHLMEHAAEEGAVYGSKAVXEPXFMLAFSAREALRDAVAAFGPKNRCVELASPATPEAVFXAIQDSSKAAAEALAGNAPAVAASQPVNGQKVSSQSTAGATTSGQTAPVQSATVGAQG; encoded by the coding sequence ATGAGCCATCTTTCAGCCCGTCCACCCACTCCCGCCGTGGGTGAATCAGTGCCTCATGAGAGTGCTCGCTTGCACGTGAGCGGGCAGGCGCTGTACACCGATGATCTGGCCCAGCGCACACCGGACGCGCTCACCGCCTGGCCCGTTCAATCACTGCACGCCCATGCCCTGATCCGTTCTGTGGACACCACGGCGGCGCTAGCGGTGCCCGGCGTGGTCCGTGTGCTTACCGCTGTGGATGTTCCAGGCGTCAATGACTGCGGCATCAAAGGTGATGAGCCACTGTTCCCCACCGAAGTCATGTACCACGGCCACGCAATTGCCTGGGTGCTCGCGGAAGACCAGGATGCGGCCAGAACAGGGGCCGGCGCCGTGGTGGTTGACTACGAACCACTGCCGTCACTGATAACCGTTGCTGAGGCGATCCAGGGGCAGTCCTTCCAAGGGATGGCCAGAACAGTGAGCCGTGGAGACGCGGATGCAGCACTGGCTGGTGCCCATAAGGTGGTTTCTGGTGTTACCGAGTTTTCCGGGCAGGAACACTTTTACCTGGAGACCCAGGCATCTTTGNCCACGGTGGATGAGAGCGGCCAGATCTTTATCCAAAGCAGCACCCAACACCCGTCCGAGACCCAGGGAATTCTTGCACATGTGTTGGGCAGGGCGAACCATGAGATCACTGTGCAGAGCCTGCGCATGGGCGGTGGTTTTGGGNGANAAGAGATGCAATCGCACGCCTTCGCTGCCATTGCCGCCATGGGCACCTTACTCACGGGGCGGCCCGTTCGAGTCCGCCTCAACCGCACGCTGGATATGACCATGACGGGCAAGCGGCACGGCTTCCACACCTCGTGGGAGGCCGGATTCTCCGAGGACGGGAACTTGCTGGCTTTGAAGGCTGTCCTCACCGCTGACGGCGGCTGGTGTCTGGATATGTCCGAAGCCGTGCTGGCCCGGGCCCTGTGCCACGTTGATAACAACTACTTCATCCCCAATGTCCATGTTGCTGGCCGCGTTGCCAAGACCAACAAAACATCCCAGACAGCTTTCCGCGGCTTTGGTGGCNCCCAAGGCATGCTCATGATTGAAGACATCATGGGACGCAGCGCACCTCTTCTGGGGTTGGCGCCAGAGGACTTACGGCGCAAANACTTTTATCGCGAGGGCGACACCACACCCTATGGGATGCCCGTTCACCAGGCCGAACGTGTCACAACTCTCTGGGAACAGGTTCTAGAACGAAGCAACTTTGCCCAGCGTCGGGGCGAAATTGATGCTTTCAATGCAGCCAATCCACACCGCAAGCGCGGACTGGCGATCACACCGGTTAAATTCGGTATCTCCTTTAACCTTGTTGCGTTGAACCAAGCTGGCGCACTGGTGCATATCTACAAGGACGGCTCAGTGTTGATTAGCCATGGTGGCACGGAGATGGGCCAAGGGCTTCACACGAAAATGCTGCAGGTTGCAGCCACCGCATTAGGGATTCCACTCGATAGCGTCCGGTTGGCACCCACCCGTACGGACAAGGTACCCAACACCTCAGCGACCGCTGCCAGTTCAGGAACTGACCTCAACGGGNGAGCGGTGAAGAATGCGTGTGAGCAGATCATCGAGCGAATAGCCNCCGTTGCCGGCGGCATGCTCGGTGTTTCCGGCTCCGATGTGCGCTTCAGCAACGGAGTGGTCACTGGGTTAGGCGTCCACGACCGTAGCTTCACGTTTGCAGAGGTGGTCATGCAGTCCTATCTCCAGCGAGTGCAGTTGTGGGCGGCCGGCTATTACCGCACCGAAGGTCTGCACTGGAACCCGGAGCTCATGCAGGGTGAGCCCTTCAAATACTTTGCTGGTGGCGCGTCCGCCACCGAAGTCGAAGTTGACGGGTTCACGGGCGCCTACAGGACCCGAAGGGTGGACATTGTCCACGATGCGNGGGATTCCNTCTCACCGATCATCGATGTGGGCCAAATTGAAGGTGGATACGTTCAAGGCGTCGGCTGGCTGACGTTGGAGGATCTGCGCTGGGATGAAAGCGACGGCCCTCATCGAGGCCGGCTGTTGACACAATCGGCAAGCACCTACAAGCTTCCCAGCTTCTCTGAAATGCCGGAAGAATTCAACGTTCACCTGATGGAGCACGCCGCCGAAGAAGGTGCCGTCTACGGTTCCAAAGCAGTGNGGGAGCCCNCGTTCATGCTCGCTTTCAGCGCCCGTGAGGCGCTCCGTGACGCCGTTGCAGCCTTTGGGCCTAAGAACCGCTGTGTTGAACTGGCCTCTCCAGCAACACCAGAGGCCGTCTTTNGGGCAATCCAAGACTCTTCCAAGGCTGCCGCAGAAGCCTTAGCCGGCAATGCTCCAGCGGTTGCTGCTAGTCAGCCGGTGAACGGTCAGAAGGTATCTAGTCAGAGTACTGCCGGTGCGACCACTTCCGGTCAGACCGCACCCGTACAGAGCGCCACCGTAGGAGCCCAGGGATAA
- a CDS encoding xanthine dehydrogenase small subunit has protein sequence MQTPDPQGVTEPTFTVNGSERSFGQXAPHTTALEWLRXNRLTGSKEGCAEGECGACAILIAQTDREGGTSWSAVNSCLIPMAALDGQELVTAEGLGTPEQLHPVQEALASAGGSQCGYCTXGFVCSMASEFYRXDREPQPQMPPECSHGELGANGFDLHALSGNLCRCTGYRPIRDAAFSLXAPADEVFSRRRDELAPRXRQTNLTRPDGQFVRATTLAQATALLGENPTAVLIAGSTDWGVEVNLRARREAMVIAIDRISELDALLVXDTEIEIGAGVPLTEIERMLDGKVPLLAQLIXQFASPLIRNRATLGGNLGTGSPIGDAPPALLALDAXIVLVSTXGERVLALADYFTGYRATAKKPGELIKSVRIPLPLAPLTAFHKIAKRRFDDISSVAVAFSLHIEDGVVSKARIGLGGVAATPLRAYATEELLVGQPWTRETIVRAAPALGSEGTPMSDHRASASYRSIMLSNALIKLYTANTLILEASK, from the coding sequence ATGCAAACACCCGACCCCCAAGGGGTAACGGAGCCAACGTTCACCGTCAATGGTTCTGAGCGTTCATTTGGTCAGGNNGCCCCGCACACCACAGCGCTTGAGTGGCTGCGGNGGAACCGGCTGACAGGTTCCAAAGAGGGGTGCGCAGAAGGAGAGTGTGGCGCCTGCGCGATCCTGATTGCCCAAACTGACCGCGAAGGTGGAACAAGCTGGAGCGCAGTGAACTCCTGCCTCATCCCCATGGCAGCCCTGGACGGGCAGGAGCTGGTGACGGCCGAAGGGCTAGGGACACCGGAGCAATTACATCCGGTCCAGGAAGCGTTGGCATCAGCGGGTGGCTCCCAATGCGGATACTGCACCNCCGGCTTTGTCTGCAGCATGGCGTCGGAATTTTATCGANAAGACCGCGAACCTCAGCCGCAGATGCCACCTGAATGTTCCCACGGTGAGTTGGGCGCCAACGGATTCGATCTTCATGCACTCAGCGGCAATCTGTGCCGTTGCACCGGATACCGTCCCATCCGTGACGCGGCCTTTTCTCTGNGGGCCCCAGCGGATGAGGTGTTCTCTCGACGCCGGGATGAGCTGGCCCCGCGTNACCGGCAAACGAACCTCACGCGTCCTGATGGACAGTTTGTTCGTGCCACCACGCTGGCGCAAGCTACGGCGTTGCTGGGCGAAAACCCCACCGCAGTTCTTATCGCAGGGAGCACTGATTGGGGTGTTGAGGTGAACCTGCGCGCCCGCCGAGAGGCTATGGTCATTGCCATTGACAGGATCTCTGAACTGGACGCACTCCTTGTGNGGGACACCGAGATTGAGATCGGCGCAGGCGTGCCACTCACCGAGATTGAGCGGATGCTCGATGGGAAAGTTCCTTTACTGGCGCAACTGATCNCCCAGTTCGCATCGCCGCTGATTCGCAACCGGGCAACACTGGGCGGGAATCTGGGAACCGGCTCTCCCATTGGCGATGCGCCGCCAGCATTGCTGGCCCTGGACGCANAAATTGTTCTGGTCTCCACCNACGGGGAACGGGTTCTCGCTTTGGCGGATTACTTCACTGGCTACCGTGCCACTGCCAAGAAACCCGGTGAACTCATCAAATCGGTGCGCATCCCTTTGCCACTTGCGCCTCTGACCGCGTTCCACAAGATCGCCAAACGCCGCTTTGATGACATCTCCAGCGTTGCCGTCGCCTTCAGCCTGCACATCGAGGACGGAGTGGTCAGCAAGGCCCGGATTGGACTTGGCGGTGTCGCGGCCACGCCGTTGCGCGCCTACGCAACAGAGGAACTCCTTGTTGGGCAACCCTGGACCCGAGAAACCATTGTCCGTGCTGCGCCGGCTTTGGGGTCTGAAGGCACTCCGATGAGCGATCACCGGGCCAGTGCTTCCTACCGCTCGATCATGCTCTCAAATGCCCTCATCAAGCTGTACACGGCGAACACCCTGATTTTGGAGGCGTCGAAATGA
- a CDS encoding nucleoside deaminase — protein MKTSQGPSYYLAKAVQLATANVHNNGGPFGAIVVTSDGREFEGLNRVTANLDPTAHAEVTAIRNACQGVGDFDLSGATLYTSCEPCPMCLASSLWARIGHVYFAADRHDAADAGFDDALFYEYFDPSSARTLMPVAKVAPETGTAVDPFDAWQANLSKVTY, from the coding sequence ATGAAAACATCACAAGGCCCCTCTTATTACTTGGCCAAAGCAGTACAGCTCGCCACGGCGAACGTGCATAACAATGGTGGGCCATTCGGGGCAATCGTGGTCACCAGCGATGGCCGCGAGTTTGAAGGCCTGAACCGGGTGACAGCGAACCTAGATCCAACGGCACACGCAGAAGTCACGGCAATACGTAATGCGTGCCAAGGCGTGGGAGATTTTGATTTGTCCGGCGCCACCCTTTACACCAGTTGTGAACCATGCCCTATGTGCTTAGCCTCATCGTTGTGGGCCCGCATTGGACATGTTTACTTCGCTGCAGACCGCCATGATGCAGCCGATGCCGGATTCGACGATGCGCTCTTCTACGAGTACTTTGATCCATCCAGTGCAAGGACGCTCATGCCGGTGGCCAAAGTTGCGCCAGAGACAGGAACCGCTGTCGATCCATTCGACGCTTGGCAGGCCAACCTCAGTAAGGTCACCTACTAG